A single genomic interval of Spinacia oleracea cultivar Varoflay chromosome 6, BTI_SOV_V1, whole genome shotgun sequence harbors:
- the LOC110794882 gene encoding chlorophyll synthase, chloroplastic, translating to MAAIINTLAAIKLSNPANTHVRTRSFLSPASTSFTRRRFTIKAADTDTDTNEVKGQVPDKAPTKEGSSFNQLLGIKGASQETNKWKIRLQLTKPVTWPPLIWGVVCGAAASGNFHWTPEDVAKSVLCMMMSGPCLTGYTQTLNDWYDRDIDAINEPYRPIPSGAIAENDVITQIWVLFLAGLAIAGGLDVWAGHKFPILFYLALGGSFISYIYSAPPLKLKQNGWIGNFALGSSYISLPWWAGQALFGTLTPDIIVLTLLYSTAGLGIAIVNDFKSIEGDRAMGLQSIPVAFGIEAAKWICVGSIDITQLSVAGYLLGAGKPYYALALLGLILPQIYFQTKYILTDPIKYDVKYQASAQPFLILGLLVTALAVNH from the exons ATGGCTGCCATAATCAACACACTTGCAGCAATTAAACTATCCAATCCAGCAAATACCCATGTCCGTActcgctcttttctctctcctgcttCAACTTCTTTCACCA GAAGAAGATTCACGATTAAAGCAGCAGACACTGATACTGATACCAATGAAG TGAAAGGTCAGGTACCAGATAAGGCACCAACTAAGGAGGGTTCTAGCTTCAATCAGCTTCTTGGAATCAAAGGGGCTTCACAAGAAACA AACAAATGGAAGATTCGTCTCCAGCTTACAAAGCCTGTTACATGGCCTCCATTGATTTGGGGAGTAGTTTGTGGAGCTGCTGCATCAG GGAACTTTCATTGGACTCCGGAAGATGTGGCTAAATCGGTTCTTTGCATGATGATGTCTGGACCTTGTCTGACTGGCTATACACAG ACCCTAAATGATTGGTATGACCGAGATATTGATGCAATTAATGAACCCTATCGTCCGATTCCTTCAGGGGCAATAGCTGAGAATGAC GTCATTACTCAAATTTGGGTGTTGTTTCTAGCTGGACTTGCTATCGCTGGAGGGTTGGATGTGTGG GCAGGGCATAAATTTCCTATCCTTTTCTACTTGGCTTTGGGTGGATCTTTTATCTCATACATATATTCTGCACCTCCCCTGAAG CTTAAACAGAATGGTTGGATTGGAAACTTTGCTCTTGGGTCAAGCTACATCAGTCTTCCATG GTGGGCTGGTCAAGCTTTGTTTGGCACTCTGACACCTGATATAATTGTTCTTACACTCCTGTATAGCACTGCTGGG CTTGGGATTGCCATTGTTAATGACTTTAAGAGCATTGAAGGCGACAGAGCAATGGGATTGCAG TCAATTCCAGTAGCTTTTGGCATTGAGGCTGCTAAATGGATTTGTGTTGGTTCGATTGACATTACTCAGTTATCAGTTGCAG GTTACCTGCTGGGGGCCGGCAAGCCGTATTATGCTTTAGCATTACTGGGATTGATACTTCCACAAATTTATTTCCAG ACCAAATATATCCTGACGGACCCTATCAAGTATGATGTCAAATATCAG GCTAGTGCACAACCGTTTCTTATTCTCGGTCTTCTAGTGACTGCATTGGCAGTCAACCATTAA
- the LOC110794898 gene encoding carrot ABA-induced in somatic embryos 3, with translation MASEQESRQDLDARARQGETVVPGGTGGKSLEAQEHLAEGRSRGGQTRREQLGHEGYQELGTKGGQTRKDQMGSEGYSEMGRKGGLSTMEQSGEERAQEKGIDIDESKYRTKS, from the exons atggCATCAGAACAAGAGAGTAGGCAAGATTTGGATGCAAGGGCTAGGCAAGGTGAAACTGTTGTGCCTGGTGGTACTGGTGGCAAGTCTCTTGAAGCCCAAGAACACCTTGCTGAAG GAAGGAGCAGGGGAGGACAGACAAGGAGGGAGCAGCTAGGACACGAAGGATACCAGGAGTTGGGCACAAAGGGAGGACAGACACGTAAGGATCAGATGGGTAGTGAAGGGTACAGTGAAATGGGGCGTAAGGGTGGTCTAAGCACCATGGAACAATCTGGAGAGGAAAGGGCTCAGGAGAAAGGTATTGACATTGATGAGTCCAAGTACCGTACTAAATCTTAA